A region of the Synechococcus sp. PCC 7502 genome:
AGCCTAGTTTGCCAAGACTGGGATTGCGGCTATATTTAACTATTCTTCACTAATCTCTAAAATCGTTTACGCAGAAGTATTTCCACTTCATAAATATCTTTAGAAAAATTAATTTACAGCCAATTTTACGACCAAGGTATCCCGTACTATCCATAAAAGACTGTACAGAGATTTCTTGATCGCCAACTAAGCTTGAAACTACGAGTTTAAGGAGTTGTTTGAGGAGTTGTTTGAGGAGTTTAAATAGAGCCATAAACTATTGCAATTTAACTTTAAATATGAGATCGTGGAACTACGGTTTATACATATAATTACCGTTGTTTTTTAAAAATTAAATCCATGACCAAATACGTCCAGCGATCGCCTTTCAGCCACACTTTTCAACAAGCTTCTAAATTTTTCCAAAATCTGTCTCGATTCAAAAAATCTCGAATTTTCGTTTCACTTTTAGCTCTTAGTCTAGCCTCAACCTTGGGACTGAGTAATTTAATTGCGCCTCAGCCAGCAGCCAGTCAATCAACTAAGGAAATTACCCTAGTTAGCTATGCTGTAACCAAAACTGCCTATGGCAAAATTATTCCTAAATTTGTAGAAAAGTGGAAAAAAGAAACAGGTGAAACTGTAAAAGTTAGAGAAAGCTATGGTGGATCAGGGTCTCAAGCCCGTGCAGTCGTTGATGGCTTAGAAGCGGATGTAACTAACTTTGCCCTTGCCGTTGACACCAATAGGCTCCAAATTGCAGGATTACTAAAGGCAGGCTGGGAAAAAAGATTACCCAATAACTCGATCGTCACAAAGTCAGCCGTAGTTCTAGCTACTAGACCCGCGAACCCTAAAAATATTAAAACATGGGCAGACCTAGCAAAACCCGGAATTAAAGTTATTACTGCTAATCCTAAAACCTCTGGTGTAGCTAGATGGAACTTCGTAGCTTTATGGGGATCGGTAACTGAAACTGGTGGAACGGAAGCGCAAGCAAAAGATTATGTAACTAAGGTCTTCAAAAATGTACCTGTTCTCCCCAAAGACGCCCGTGAAGCGACAGATGTATTTATTAAGCAAAGACAGGGTGACGTATTACTTAACTATGAAAATGAGCTAATTTTAGCTGCGGCTGAAGGTAAGGCAAGTACTTTTGCCCTCCCTCCTGTAAATATCTCCATTGATACCCCTGTGGCAGTGGTTGATAAATATGTTGATAAGCACGGCACTCGTAAGGTTGCTGAGGCATTTGCTGCATATCTCTTTACTCCAGAAGCACAACGAGAATTCGCCAAAACAGGCTTTAGGTCTGTAAATCCTGAAGTGGCAAAGGAATTTGCCAGCAAGTATCGCAAAATTGAGAAGCTCTATACAATTAACGAATTTGGGGGCTGGAGTGCAGCTAACTCTAAGTTCTTTACCGATGGTGCCATCTTCGACCAAATTCAAAAAGATGCTCGTAAATAGGGTAGTTACGTTGGGGTGTTGAAGCCCCATTTTTGTTAATCGGTTGGTAATCGGTCTGTATTAATGGCTTAACCCATAGTTTATGGAGAATGACAATGCTAGAAGCTGATTACATTCAAGATAAAAGAACAACCACAGCCTTTATTACTTTAAAGATTGCGGGAGATTACCATCAAGAACCAGTAATTTCTCGCTTGATTTCTGAATTTGGCTTAACGGTTAATATAACTGCGGCAATCTTGGGAGAAAACACTAAAGACGATGGTTGGTTCAAATTAGATTTACAGGGAACCCAAGAGCAAATTCACAACGCCTTGATTTATCTCAATGATCTGGGCTTAGAAATATGGGATGGCAAAAATAATAATATTGACGAGGGCTGGTAATGAGTTCATTAACTAAAAATATAAATCAAGAGTTAAATCAAGGGAATAATGCAGGTAAGCCCAAAAAGGTTAAGTTTAAACCGCCCTACGCATGGATTGTGACATGGGTATACCTAGTAGTTATTCTTTTAATTCCAATTTCGGCTTTACTGGCAAAATCTGTTACCACAACTCCAGAGGAAATCTGGCGGATTGCCACCTCAGATGTTGCTCTCTCTGCCTACAATGTTACTTTTGTCACGGCACTCTGGGCGGGTACCATTGGCGGCATATTTGGCACTTTGGTAGCATGGGTATTAGTTCGCTATAATTTTCCTGGTAAAAAAATTATTGATGCCGCAGTAGATTTACCCTTTGCCCTCCCAACTGCTGTTGCGGGTATCAGTTTGGCTACGGTTTATAGTCCCACGGGCTGGATTGGTGCAATTTTTGAACCATTGGGCATTAAAATTGCCTTTACCCGCATAGGGGTATTTATTGCCATGCTATTTATTGCTTTACCGTTTGTAGTTAGGACTTTACAGCCAGTTCTGCTGGAAATGGAAAAGGATATAGAAGAAGTGGCATGGTGCTTAGGTGCAACCCAATGGCAGACTTTTTATAAAGTAATTTTCCCGCCTTTAATTCCGCCAATTTTAACAGGTATAGTCCTAGGTTTCTCGCGGGCGGTAGGAGAGTTTGGTTCCATCGTCATTATTGCCTCGAATATTCCCTTTGAAGATTTAATTGCTCCTGTTTTAATCTTTCAAAGGTTAGAGGAATACGACTATGTTGGTGCCACGATTATTGGCATGGTGATGTTGATCATTTCTCTAATCTTGATTTTAATTATCAATTTCTTACAAAAGTGGGGACAAAGGTATGGTCACTGACGCACCAAAGGCAGCAAAAATAAAGAAAAAAGGTCTTGGTACTGAATTTTGGGTTAAAACAGTTTTAATTACAATTTCGCTTTTGTATTTGGGACTAGTTTTATTCTTTCCTGTGGCGAATGTAGTTTACGCCGCCTTTGAGAAAGGAGTAGAGCCATTTTTAGAAGCTTTAAAGATCGATGACTTTATTAGTGCGCTCCAGTTAACGGTTTTAATTGCGGGGATTGTTTTGCCTTTGAATACAGTCTTTGGTCTATGTGCCGCTTGGGTGATTGCCCGTAATCAGTTTTGGGGGAGAACATTACTCATTAGTATTATTGATTTACCGTTTTCGATTTCACCAGTAGTTGTGGGCTTAATGATTGTCCTGCTTTACGGTAGAAATGGCTGGCTTGGTCCGTTTTTAGAGCAGAATAATCTCAAAATTATCTTTTCCACTCCGGGGATAGTAATTGCTACAATTGTTGTTACTATGCCCTTTGTTGCCCGTGAAGTCATTCCTGTACTAGAAGAAGTGGGAACATCTGAAGAAGAGGCTGCTAGGGTTTTAGGTGCTACAGATTGGCAAATTTTCTGGCGGGTTACAATTCCGAATATTCGGTGGGGCTTACTTTATGGGCTACTGCTGACTAATGCTAGGGCGATGGGTGAATTTGGGGCAGTTTCTGTGGTGTCAGGGAACTTGGCGGGCTTAACTCAAACTTTGCCTTTATATGTGGAAGAAGCGTACAAGAACTATCAATCCCAAGAAGCATTTGCCGCATCCTTGGTTTTGGGATTGTTGGCATTGGTAACTCTAGTCTTGAAGGAAGTTTTAGAACGGAAGACGGGTAAAAAAAATACATAGAACTTGATTAATAAACTTGACTAAGCAACCATTTTCAGGGAGA
Encoded here:
- a CDS encoding sulfate ABC transporter substrate-binding protein, whose product is MTKYVQRSPFSHTFQQASKFFQNLSRFKKSRIFVSLLALSLASTLGLSNLIAPQPAASQSTKEITLVSYAVTKTAYGKIIPKFVEKWKKETGETVKVRESYGGSGSQARAVVDGLEADVTNFALAVDTNRLQIAGLLKAGWEKRLPNNSIVTKSAVVLATRPANPKNIKTWADLAKPGIKVITANPKTSGVARWNFVALWGSVTETGGTEAQAKDYVTKVFKNVPVLPKDAREATDVFIKQRQGDVLLNYENELILAAAEGKASTFALPPVNISIDTPVAVVDKYVDKHGTRKVAEAFAAYLFTPEAQREFAKTGFRSVNPEVAKEFASKYRKIEKLYTINEFGGWSAANSKFFTDGAIFDQIQKDARK
- a CDS encoding NIL domain-containing protein; the encoded protein is MLEADYIQDKRTTTAFITLKIAGDYHQEPVISRLISEFGLTVNITAAILGENTKDDGWFKLDLQGTQEQIHNALIYLNDLGLEIWDGKNNNIDEGW
- the cysT gene encoding sulfate ABC transporter permease subunit CysT; the protein is MSSLTKNINQELNQGNNAGKPKKVKFKPPYAWIVTWVYLVVILLIPISALLAKSVTTTPEEIWRIATSDVALSAYNVTFVTALWAGTIGGIFGTLVAWVLVRYNFPGKKIIDAAVDLPFALPTAVAGISLATVYSPTGWIGAIFEPLGIKIAFTRIGVFIAMLFIALPFVVRTLQPVLLEMEKDIEEVAWCLGATQWQTFYKVIFPPLIPPILTGIVLGFSRAVGEFGSIVIIASNIPFEDLIAPVLIFQRLEEYDYVGATIIGMVMLIISLILILIINFLQKWGQRYGH
- the cysW gene encoding sulfate ABC transporter permease subunit CysW, giving the protein MVTDAPKAAKIKKKGLGTEFWVKTVLITISLLYLGLVLFFPVANVVYAAFEKGVEPFLEALKIDDFISALQLTVLIAGIVLPLNTVFGLCAAWVIARNQFWGRTLLISIIDLPFSISPVVVGLMIVLLYGRNGWLGPFLEQNNLKIIFSTPGIVIATIVVTMPFVAREVIPVLEEVGTSEEEAARVLGATDWQIFWRVTIPNIRWGLLYGLLLTNARAMGEFGAVSVVSGNLAGLTQTLPLYVEEAYKNYQSQEAFAASLVLGLLALVTLVLKEVLERKTGKKNT